Genomic DNA from Acidisoma sp. PAMC 29798:
GCTTGCCGCGCGCACCGCACGGACGGAGGACATGATGCCGCCCCCGGCGCGGGAGATATCTTCATAATTGGCGCCGCCGAGGCGCATCTCCCATTCCGTCGCGCGATTGCCCGCATACACGATATGGGTGTGGCAATCGACGAGGCCGGGCGTGATCCACTGACCGTCCAACCGAATCGTTTCCTGCGCCCAAACCTTCGGCGCTAGATCGGCCTGTTCACCCACGAAGGCGATCCGACCATCCCGTGACGCCACCGCACCACGCTCGATGATACCGATGCCGGCAGCATCAGGCTGCATGGTTGCTATGCGACCGCCTAGCCAAAGACGGTCGTACGGAGCCTCTGTCATCGTCGCAGTCGCTGCCTGAAGGCTTTCGGCCCTCAGACGACTTTCTTGAGGGACGGAGAGGCCTTGAAGCGAACTGTTTTGCCGGCTTTGACTTTGATCGATTCCCCGGTGCGGGGGTTGAGGCCCTTACGCGCCTTTGTCTTCCGAACGATGAAGGTTCCAAAGCTCGGAAGCGTAAATCGGCCGCTCTTTTTCAGCTCCTTCACAATCGCCTGCATCACATCGGTAGCAGCGCGATTGGCGGCGACGCCCGTTGTTTCAGCGGACTCTTGAATAACCTGGGCGAGAAATGCTTTCGACATCAAAACCTCGATGATTGTCAGAGTTGTCGCGCCACCTTGTTCTCAGAACAAGACCGAATCGCGTCTAAGCCTGATACAAGCGTCACGCTTCTTCCGCATCTTCGGTTGTGCGTCAACTAGTTTATGATCGTTCCATGCAAAAGACTGATATGATCAGCCGCACGATTGCAAACGATCGATTTTTGCAGTCGATGAGAGGAGCTTTATGAAGATCCCCTCATGAAAGCGTTCAGAAACTACGAAGAACATGTCGCAATATTGCGAACATCTCGTCTAGGTCGGACTTTTCACAAATGAAGGGTGGCGCCAGAATGACGGTGTCGCCCGCCAGACGCGGCACCAGCCCAGCCTCGAAGCAACGCTTCATCACCTCGAAGCCTCGGGCACCCGGCGTGGCGCCAGGTGCGAGGTCGAAGGCGCCGAGTAAACCGAAACCTCGTGTATCTGTCACGATGGGCATGTCGCGCATGCCCCCGATCAGGTCCAGGAAATACGGGGACAGCGCCTGGCCGCGCGCGAAGAGGTCATCATCCTCATAAAGCCGCAGCGCCGCGATTGCCGCCGCACAGGCCACCGGATGGGCCGAATAGGTATAACCGTGAAAGAACTCGATCGCGTCGGGTGCCGCGACATCCATGATCGTCTGGCAGATGCCCTCGCGCACGGCGACGGCGCCCATTGGAATATTGCCGTTATTGATCGCCTTGGCCATGGTCATGATATCGGGCGTGACGCCGAAGGCCTGCGACCCGAAGGCCGGTCCGGTGCGGCCGAATCCGCAGATCACTTCGTCGAAGATCAGCAAGATGCCATGCTTGTCGCAAATCGCGCGCAGGCGATCGAGGTAGCCTTTGGGCGGAACGAGAATTCCAACCGAACCCGCGATGGGCTCGACGATGCAGGCCGCAATCGTATCGGCGCCATAAAGATCGACCTGACGCTGCAGGTCGTCCGCCAAGGCTTCGCCGCCATGCTCGCCCTGACCCATCTGAAACCGGTTTTCGGGGATCATGGTATGGCGGATATGGGAAACGCCGGGCAGGCCCAGGCCGAACATCTGGCGGTTCTTCACCATCCCGCCGACCGACCAACCACCGAAGTTGACGCCGTGGTAGCCCTTCTCACGACCGACCAGGCGCAGACGTTGCCCTTCGCCACGGGCACGGTGATAATTGATCGCGATCTTCAAGGCGGTCTCGACCGATTCAGATCCGCCGCCGGTGAAGAAGATACGATTGAGATCGCCGGGCGTCATCGCCGCCAGCATCGAGGCAAGACGGAAGGACCCGGGCGTGCCGAACTGGAAGGCAGGGGCGTAGTCGAGCTCGGCCATCTGCTTCGTCACGGCCTCGCGAATCTCGACGCGGCCATGTCCTGCGGGCGTCGTATAGAGACCGGAAATGCCGTCGATAATGCGGTCGCCTTGCGGATTCCAGTAATGGATGCCTTCCGCGCGCACGATAATACGCGGCGCCTCCCGGAACTGCCGATTGGCCGTGAACGGCATCCAGTGATTGTCCAACGGCTCGTTGAACAGGGCGGCGGTTGAATGATCCATAGTCGGTGACCTCATCGCGAGACGGAGCGATTGGTATAGACATCCGTCCGTGCCACGACCAGTGTTTGGGATCAAACCAATTACCTGCCGTTCAGTGGAATGCGCTACGCTTTTCCACCCTACGACGTCGCGGCTTGGAACTCCTTCGTGGCAAGGCAATTAGCTTGCAGGAGTGATATCGTATGCGATATCGTCTTTTGGGTGATCATCGCCGATGCGAACGTTGTTCTGAGCGCTCTTCGGTCTCGGAACGGAGCGTCGTTTCTGGTGTAAACCGGAATGTTGTCAGGCAGGATCCTCTTCGCCGTGTCTCCGGCCATCATTGTGGAATACGAGAGCGTCTTGAAGAGGCCGGGCATTCTCGGCGGGACTCCTTGGATCAGCGCGGTGCAGATCGACGGAATACTCGATGCGATATGTGCCGTTGGGGCGCTTGTTGAGCCATGGTTCCACTTCCGGCCATTCCTGGATGATCCAGCAGACGACCCTTATATCGACTGTGCTCTTGCCGCGAACGCTTCCATTATCCTGTCACGAGACAAGCATTTTCGTCACCCCGCAGTAGAGGC
This window encodes:
- a CDS encoding HU family DNA-binding protein; the protein is MSKAFLAQVIQESAETTGVAANRAATDVMQAIVKELKKSGRFTLPSFGTFIVRKTKARKGLNPRTGESIKVKAGKTVRFKASPSLKKVV
- a CDS encoding aminotransferase class III-fold pyridoxal phosphate-dependent enzyme, giving the protein MDHSTAALFNEPLDNHWMPFTANRQFREAPRIIVRAEGIHYWNPQGDRIIDGISGLYTTPAGHGRVEIREAVTKQMAELDYAPAFQFGTPGSFRLASMLAAMTPGDLNRIFFTGGGSESVETALKIAINYHRARGEGQRLRLVGREKGYHGVNFGGWSVGGMVKNRQMFGLGLPGVSHIRHTMIPENRFQMGQGEHGGEALADDLQRQVDLYGADTIAACIVEPIAGSVGILVPPKGYLDRLRAICDKHGILLIFDEVICGFGRTGPAFGSQAFGVTPDIMTMAKAINNGNIPMGAVAVREGICQTIMDVAAPDAIEFFHGYTYSAHPVACAAAIAALRLYEDDDLFARGQALSPYFLDLIGGMRDMPIVTDTRGFGLLGAFDLAPGATPGARGFEVMKRCFEAGLVPRLAGDTVILAPPFICEKSDLDEMFAILRHVLRSF
- a CDS encoding PIN domain-containing protein, which codes for MLSGRILFAVSPAIIVEYESVLKRPGILGGTPWISAVQIDGILDAICAVGALVEPWFHFRPFLDDPADDPYIDCALAANASIILSRDKHFRHPAVEAFGLRVMSAGEYLSSLQ